A DNA window from Rhinolophus sinicus isolate RSC01 linkage group LG10, ASM3656204v1, whole genome shotgun sequence contains the following coding sequences:
- the GPER1 gene encoding G-protein coupled estrogen receptor 1, with amino-acid sequence MEPSAGACNGSPAALELCQALRGATLANQTSGLSEQQQYAVGLFLSCVYTIFLFPIGFVGNVLILVVNISFRDKMTVPDLYFVNLAAADLTLVADSLIEVFNLHERYYDMAALCTFMSLFLQVNMYSSVFFLTWMSFDRYLALARALRCGPMRTKRHARLSCGLIWMASLSVTLVPFTAVHLQHGGDVCFCFADVKEVQWLEVTLGFVLPFAIIGLCYSLTVRVLVQAHRHHRLRPRRQKALRMIVAVVLVFFICWLPENVLISVHLLQRTQPGAAPCQQSFRHAYPLTGHIVNLAAFSNSCLNPLIYSFLGETFRDKLRLYLEQKTNMSALNRFCHTALKAVVPDSTEQSEVKFSGAV; translated from the coding sequence ATGGAGCCGAGTGCCGGCGCCTGCAATGGCAGCCCCGCAGCCCTGGAGCTGTGCCAGGCGCTGCGCGGCGCCACCCTGGCGAACCAGACGTCCGGGCTCTCGGAGCAGCAGCAGTACGCGGTCGGGCTCTTCCTGTCCTGCGTCTACACCATCTTCCTCTTCCCCATCGGCTTCGTGGGCAACGTGCTGATCCTGGTCGTCAACATCAGCTTCCGGGACAAGATGACGGTGCCCGACCTGTACTTCGTGAACCTGGCGGCCGCCGACCTCACGCTGGTGGCCGACTCGCTCATCGAGGTGTTCAACCTGCACGAGCGCTACTACGACATGGCCGCGCTCTGCACCTTCATGTCGCTCTTCCTGCAGGTCAACATGTACAGCAGTGTCTTCTTCCTCACGTGGATGAGCTTCGACCGCTACCTGGCCCTGGCCAGGGCCCTGCGCTGCGGCCCAATGCGCACCAAGCGCCACGCCAGGCTCAGCTGCGGCCTCATCTGGATGGCCTCGCTGTCGGTCACCCTGGTGCCGTTCACGGCCGTGCACCTGCAGCACGGCGGGGACGTGTGCTTCTGCTTCGCGGACGTCAAGGAGGTCCAGTGGCTGGAGGTCACCCTGGGCTTCGTGCTCCCGTTCGCCATCATCGGCCTCTGCTACTCGCTCACCGTGCGGGTGCTGGTCCAGGCCCACCGGCACCACCGCCTGCGCCCGCGGAGGCAGAAAGCCCTGCGCATGATCGTGGCGGTGGTGCTCGTCTTCTTCATCTGCTGGCTGCCCGAGAACGTCCTCATCAGCGTGCACCTCCTGCAGCGCACGCAGCCGGGGGCCGCGCCCTGCCAGCAGTCCTTCCGGCACGCCTACCCCCTAACTGGCCACATCGTCAACCTGGCGGCCTTCTCCAACAGCTGCCTGAACCCCCTCATCTACAGCTTTCTTGGGGAGACCTTCAGGGACAAACTGCGACTGTACCTTGAGCAGAAGACAAACATGTCGGCTCTGAATCGCTTCTGCCACACTGCCCTGAAGGCAGTGGTCCCCGACAGCACCGAGCAGTCAGAAGTGAAGTTCAGCGGGgcggtgtag